A stretch of Hydractinia symbiolongicarpus strain clone_291-10 chromosome 9, HSymV2.1, whole genome shotgun sequence DNA encodes these proteins:
- the LOC130657431 gene encoding fez family zinc finger protein 2-like, translating into MEEAIALDSIQAIAASFGASFDAEKIIDTVLEKDGTRYYKVRWVKYSWEPAASFTHLEHLIREFWNQFGQTPETLQNVANKRQITPSKISLTQELPTQVQSSTDEPGIASILTSNPIADNITQVQSADTLQIQPSAIQIPTSFTHLTALSAAVTPQHVEIMPQIQQIPLAEPIQQASQGLNDGNPTMKMIPDKRTRGSGSTKKRRKIPGNCPICGKFFKSTTNIAAHKKLHTEERQYHCQECGKKFRRKLHLSRHLESHAGIKSFVCGICGASFSSKWYMQAHAVIHTGDKPFECDTCQKRFNNKANLNKHKLIHANKRPFVCNICGHTYRQSYDLKRHMTTHSEAKDHACEQCGKTFARRTYLQRHLLTHNGEKKFACTLCNRKFFQKGHLNFHMKQHKDKIRISETNMSQKSVLSNISVLSVLQKVSHPPVNNISHINNQSQGRELTNCTSETSTASSKNSDQVTEMFEGAVDAQDRLTGVHSIHTGAISTESESSLITQKEGIVTVVGKIDHVEDGKKNENNMNASSPTNGPSTKSEETYFTEPQNGILEFSNSNQVVHMYLS; encoded by the exons ATGGAGGAAGCGATAGCCCTAGATAGCATTCAAGCGATTGCTGCAAGTTTTGGTGCCTCGTTTGATGCAGAAAAGATTATCGATACCGTGCTTGAAAAG GATGGTACAAGATATTATAAAGTGAGATGGGTTAAGTATTCGTGGGAACCTGCAGCAAGTTTTACTCATTTGGAACATCTTATTCGTGAATTTTGGAATCAATTTGGCCAGACTCCTGAAACCTTACAAAATGTTGCAAACAAG aGACAAATCACGCCAAGTAAAATCTCGCTTACCCAGGAATTACCAACACAGGTGCAATCGTCAACAGATGAGCCAGGCATAGCATCAATTCTTACGTCGAACCCCATCGCCGATAACATAACACAAGTGCAATCGGCAGACACATTGCAGATTCAACCTTCTGCTATCCAAATCCCAACCTCGTTTACTCATTTGACAGCGTTATCAGCTGCTGTAACACCACAACATGTTGAGATCATGCCGCAAATTCAACAGATACCTTTGGCGGAACCAATACAGCAAGCCTCACAAG GTTTAAATGATGGTAACCCGACTATGAAGATGATTCCAGATAAAAGAACGCGTGGTTCTGGCTCAACCAAGAAGCGACGAAAAATACCTGGAAACTGTCCTATTTGTGGGAAATTTTTTAAGTCTACCACAAATATTGCAGCACACAAGAAGCTTCACACAGAAGAACGACAGTACCACTGTCAAGAATGTGGGAAAAAGTTCCGACGGAAGTTGCATTTAAGCCGTCATCTGGAGTCGCATGCCGGCATCAAAAGTTTTGTCTGCGGTATCTGTGGTGCATCCTTTAGCAGTAAATG GTACATGCAGGCTCATGCAGTTATACACACGGGAGATAAGCCTTTTGAGTGCGACACGTGTCAAAAGCGTTTCAACAACAAAGCTAATTTAAATAAACACAAACTCATCCATGCGAACAAACGGCCATTTGTTTGTAATATATGCGGCCACACCTATCGTCAGAGTTACGATTTGAAACGACACATGACCACGCATTCAGAAGCTAAAGACCATGCTTGTGAACAATGTGGAAAAACCTTTGCGCGTAGGACATACCTCCAGAGACATTTACTAACTCATAATGGAGAGAAAAAGTTTGCTTGCACGCTATGCAACCGAAAGTTTTTCCAAAAAGGTCACTTAAACTTTCATATGAAACAACATAAAGACAAAATTCGGATAAGCGAGACTAACATGTCACAAAAATCCGTTCTCTCAAATATATCAGTATTGAGTGTTCTGCAAAAAGTTAGTCATCCACCTGTAAATAATATATCTCATATAAACAACCAATCGCAGGGGAGAGAATTAACTAATTGTACTTCAGAAACAAGCACAGCCTCGTCGAAAAATAGTGATCAAGTAACTGAAATGTTCGAAGGAGCAGTCGACGCACAAGACCGATTAACAGGTGTACATTCAATCCACACTGGTGCAATCTCAACTGAAAGCGAGTCTAGTCTGATTACGCAAAAAGAGGGAATCGTAACCGTCGTCGGTAAGATTGATCACGTGGAAGACGGAAAGAAAAATGAGAACAACATGAACGCGTCTTCTCCAACTAATGGTCCTTCAACAAAATCAGAAGAAACGTATTTTACCGAACCGCAGAATGGAATATTGGAGTTTTCCAATTCCAATCAAGTAGTGCATATGTATTTATCGTAA
- the LOC130657430 gene encoding zinc finger protein 665-like — MSSDNHTDFQIINSEDNNTKIFKNKDSMNINQTDDISLKESISQASEGGESNVTFEYLPADNLTAVSFSDASIQIPVLPSNIHVDESGVVYFNVVAQQDQLLPSEDNQPKHELGTISENEKGIILDKDDIDATQQSSIDATVSGDDPSQLHVCPRCKAFFATSTYLKAHMKRKCIRSKNENNQFECQYCPASFKQRFQLNRHMMQHTGERPFKCDKCEKTFLTKSHLKRHAIIHIPKDQLEHKCDRCDKVFAWASALNAHIKSHTGEKRFKCGICGRMFLHLNSLRSHMSNRHTVNGKFICVVCKECFDEPTNLILHMKTHNEQESVKCERCYAFFASLNDLETHICKNFGGKPLICHVCKLEFPDTSQYCAHDCMQLNTNRTCGCCQKVLKSLWHLREHLITHTGEKPFKCVQCLNTFRRKRELEIHMTRHSEERPFRCTYCTLTFSSDNYLKQHMRKEHREKKFICEICKHAFMHKCALTNHMSFHLRTGNKNYGKKYHRDDGLLVEELVKERLETTAAANKNDLRQKEKHGLNVSSSNIATASNQINFMTSSDTPIVNNQNKFESDMAADLMNADAGPIGVASDQMNVDVESDDGDEFSKEVIKPKIDLRNAEQDPSNITTLYQTDSNGEMIIRCASCLKIFDSHSSLLRHRKEFHNDGKRYQCDFCSRTFSVAANLSQHRHIHNIKRKYSCRHCGKNYRVTHKLREHLRIKHGESTTDLTDLELQIRNSSHDASNVLSSTLGDDLMNHGDFITTGISSQGGTPVEVYHIDNVDTSSSDALTPGVNPSMIQSIRSHVDTHASQPENITQPQITPQEKNLLSNIVFVDSNGGKSAGISPDQLSKRGDVTFLMNLSSLITELGEGIGNQRVIVQEGESRT; from the exons atGTCATCTGATAATCATACAGATTTTCAAATAATAAACAGTGAAGACAACAATACTAAAATTTTCAAG AATAAGGATAGTATGAATATAAACCAAACAGATGATATTTCATTAAAAGAGTCAATATCACAG GCCAGTGAAGGAGGTGAAAGTAACGTGACGTTTGAGTACTTGCCAGCAGATAATTTAACCGCTGTGTCATTCTCAGATGCTTCTATCCAAATTCCTGTTTTACCATCCAACATTCATGTAGATGAATCTGGTGTTGTTTACTTTAATGTGGTTGCCCAGCAGGATCAGTTGTTACCATCTGAAGACAATCAACCAAAACATGAGCTA ggTACAATCAGTGAAAATGAAAAGGGAATTATCTTAGATAAAGATGATATTGACGCTACTCAACAAAGCAGTATAGATGCAACCGTGAGTGGCGATGATCCCA GTCAACTGCACGTTTGTCCTCGCTGCAAGGCGTTTTTCGCCACAAGCACTTATTTGAAAGCACACATGAAGCGGAAATGTATTCGATCAAAGAATGAAAACAATCAATTCGAATGCCAGTATTGTCCGGCATCATTTAAACAGCGTTTTCAACTAAACAGACACATGATGCAACATACCGGTGAACGCCCTTTCAAGTGCGACAAATgcgagaaaacatttttaacgaaGTCTCATTTGAAGAGACACGCTATAATCCACATCCCAAAAG atcaACTTGAACATAAGTGTGACCGTTGCGATAAAGTGTTTGCGTGGGCGTCGGCTCTAAACGCCCATATAAAGTCGCATACTGGCGAGAAACGTTTCAAATGTGGTATATGTGGGCGTATGTTTCTGCATTTGAACAGTCTACGAAGTCATATGTCAAACAGACACACAGTAAATGGTAAATTTATTTGTGTCGTATGTAAGGAATGTTTCGATGAACCAACCAATCTCATTCTTCACATGAAAACACACAACGAACAAGAGTCAGTCAAGTGTGAAAGGTGTTACGCTTTTTTTGCCTCGCTTAACGATCTCGAGACGCATATTTGTAAAAACTTTGGCGGGAAACCGTTAATATGTCACGTGTGCAAATTGGAGTTTCCAGACACTAGCCAATATTGCGCCCACGATTGCATGCAGCTGAATACAAACAGAACTTGTGGGTGTtgtcaaaaagttttaaaaagtttgtggCATTTAAGAGAACATCTGATAACACATACTGGTGAAAAACCGTTCAAGTGTGTACAGTGCCTTAATACCTTTCGTCGTAAAAGGGAATTAGAAATTCACATGACGCGTCACAGTGAAGAGCGGCCATTTCGTTGTACGTACTGCACGTTGACATTTTCGAGCGACAACTATTTGAAACAACACATGAGGAAAGAGCATCGCGAAAAGAAGTTCATCTGTGAGATCTGTAAACATGCGTTTATGCATAAATGCGCGCTGACCAATCACATGAGCTTTCATCTTCGAACAGGCAATAAAAATTACGGGAAGAAGTATCATCGCGACGATGGTCTATTGGTGGAAGAGTTAGTTAAAGAACGTCTGGAAACAACCGCAGCTgccaataaaaatgacttaagacaAAAAGAAAAGCATGGTCTAAATGTTTCAAGTAGCAACATAGCCACAGCCAGcaatcaaattaattttatgaCGTCTTCAGACACACCGATAGTTAATAATCAGAATAAATTTGAGTCGGACATGGCGGCGGATTTGATGAACGCTGATGCAGGCCCTATCGGCGTCGCATCGGATCAAATGAACGTGGATGTTGAGTCGGACGATGGCGACGAGTTTTCTAAGGAAGTAATAAAGCCGAAGATTGACTTACGAAACGCTGAACAGGATCCGTCGAATATAACGACGCTTTATCAAACCGATTCCAACGGCGAAATGATCATACGTTGTGCGTCGTGTTTAAAAATATTCGACAGCCATAGTAGCTTACTCCGTCACAGAAAAGAATTCCACAATGACGGTAAGCGATATCAATGCGATTTCTGTTCGCGAACGTTTTCAGTAGCAGCTAACTTGAGTCAACACCGTCATATTCACAACATCAAGCGGAAATACAGTTGTCGACATTGTGGAAAGAACTATAGAGTTACTCACAAGTTACGCGAGCATTTGAGAATAAAACACGGTGAGAGCACGACTGACTTGACCGATCTCGAACTACAAATAAGAAATTCGTCGCATGACGCAAGTAATGTTCTGTCGTCGACTTTAGGCGACGATTTGATGAATCATGGCGATTTTATAACGACAGGTATAAGTAGTCAGGGAGGGACGCCAGTTGAAGTGTATCATATTGACAACGTAGACACATCATCATCGGATGCATTGACACCTGGCGTAAATCCGTCTATGATACAAAGTATTCGTTCGCACGTCGACACACATGCGTCTCAGCCGGAAAACATCACGCAACCACAAATAACTCCACAGGAAAAGAACTTATTATCCAATATCGTATTCGTCGACTCGAATGGCGGTAAATCTGCTGGTATATCGCCAGACCAACTCTCTAAAAGAGGCGATGTGACATTTCTGATGAATTTAAGCTCGCTTATCACTGAGTTGGGAGAAGGTATTGGAAATCAAAGAGTGATTGTTCAAGAAGGTGAATCACGCACATGA
- the LOC130657429 gene encoding kelch-like protein diablo, whose product MPAEQMWEPHYTLYNNIQQASNRKEANGLKTREELQKKSDDIKNENPPKADKAENASNKHETKKHKKPKSPKRNNKILPSTDKKEKSKQESNVSEKKYKNTPAAVMPVQNKADEVKPTTEITDKRAEPLAGKPDESVKNNETKTNAGDKVKATEEKKEGKKTGKDENDSSEKKASVPTSAKKEPKESKPNVSNSGNVKSNDARNIKDPDIKNNEKLTEPKKEKTSPAKTSKNKADTKSEKASDTNHQKKITEPEKEKSSPNKNNKTETNIKSGKASDVENQKKLTEPKEEKSASDKIIKAYTKSEKADDSKKSTEPKEEKTSLDKTEINKTNQKATNVDNQKKTTEQKVSKSSTFVDETNKTNASNKHLTVSTQGKETNTPGKIDQKKDKVIKEKNYTQTTIGSTEKCKTSPRMHSARVITVKEAEPSEKVEASNNLHSSLTWESSYTPPTRKVSSAPVRITSTNARGEKPLSPTNTGQGANVILVKPAPKPKQVWLQANHIVPPTPEGPKFQQNGSSLTYTHPGVQDDMLQKLNALRTTGELCDVVIKVQGIEFRAHKIVLSSSCAYFAELFKNIKTVRIDRLILEGLTAHSVAAMLGYFYLAKLIIDAEDIEELIDAAYYFKSSEVIQLCTDYLQLNLNIHNCYNYYKVSAKHDIKGLRAKTFRFLCWNFNSIVKERPFLEIDVEHLIQVISSSSVKVKSEEEVYSAVWEWYRYNIEDRKFHVPKVCIHLHFEIMSLEFLEERVKKEMYVASELCRKKVDDAINMIKNKVDIENLSAYRQASDNVYIFDGTSANCKILDLKTSTTEDAPEFLLPALINNEYHVTIKAGKNLYTLSKQSVLLFDSSRLQWDQVCEGISIEDSAVCSSKKSIFVVGGKTNGKQLWELDTNTLKWNRLPDMKHDRKSPAAAVMGNTKPRIFVAGGYSVTKTTVLNTMECYHVTDKQWKPIKNTMCMPRFQASMIVKNDKVYVVGGKNMEKSWDSAECYDRATEKWKLCDGELTERKLRSPLINFEGKIYSIGGQECTSIEVLEDAGKSSKWKYIGSLDDSNKEMQCVAYQPI is encoded by the exons ATGCCAGCAGAGCAAATGTGGGAGCCACATTATACCTTGTACAATAACATTCAACAGGCCTCAAACAGAAAAGAAGCAAATGGATTAAAAACCCGAGAAGAGCTGCAAAAAAAATCGGatgatataaaaaatgaaaaccctCCAAAAGCTGACAAAGCAGAAAACGCCTCGAACAAGCATGAgactaaaaaacacaaaaaaccaAAATCACCGAAAcgtaacaataaaattttaccttcaacagacaaaaaagaaaagtcaAAACAAGAATCTAACGTGtccgaaaaaaaatataaaaatactccGGCTGCTGTTATGCCCGTTCAAAATAAGGCGGATGAAGTTAAACCAACGACTGAGATAACTGACAAAAGGGCGGAACCACTTGCAGGTAAGCCTGATGAGTCTGTAAAGAACAATGAGACGAAAACAAACGCAGGAGATAAAGTGAAAGCGACAGAGGAAAAGAAAGAGGGAAAGAAAACAGGCAAGGATGAAAATGATAGCTCTGAAAAGAAAGCGAGCGTGCCAACCAGTGCGAAAAAAGAACCAAAAGAGAGTAAGCCGAATGTTTCGAACTCTGGGAATGTTAAAAGTAATGACGCAAGAAACATAAAAGATCCcgatataaaaaataatgaaaaactaACGGaaccgaagaaagaaaaaacgtcACCAGCTAAGACAAGTAAAAATAAAGCTGACACAAAAAGCGAAAAGGCTAGCGATACAAAccatcagaaaaaaattacggaaccggaaaaagaaaagtcgtcaccaaataagaataataaaacTGAAACTAACATAAAAAGTGGGAAGGCCAGCGATGTAGAGAATCAGAAAAAACTAACGGAACCGAAGGAAGAAAAATCGGCATCAGATAAGATAATTAAAGCGTACACAAAAAGTGAAAAAGCAGACGATTCGAAAAAAAGTACGGAAccgaaagaagaaaaaacatcACTAGATAAAACtgaaattaacaaaacaaatcaaaaagcCACTAatgtggacaatcagaaaaaaacaacGGAACAGAAAGTGTCAAAATCGTCAACATTCGTCGATGAAACGAATAAAACCAACGCCTCTAATAAGCATCTAACAGTGTCAACTCAAGGTAAGGAAACTAACACGCCTGGAAAAATCGATCAAAAGAAAGATAAAGTAATTAAAGAAAAGAATTACACACAGACAACGATCGGAAGTACTGAAAAATGCAAAACATCTCCTAGAATGCATTCAGCTAGAGTAATAACCGTAAAAGAAGCAGAACCTTCAGAAAAAGTTGAAGCAAGTAATAATCTTCACTCTTCTTTAACTTGGGAATCATCGTATACCCCTCCAACAAGAAAGGTGAGCTCCGCTCCTGTGAGAATCACCTCAACAAACGCGCGAGGCGAAAAGCCGCTTTCGCCAACAAACACTGGACAAGGTGCAAATGTGATTTTAGTTAAACCAGCTCCCAAACCAAAACAAGTTTGGCTACAAGCAAACCATATTGTACCTCCTACTCCAGAGGGACCAAAATTTCAACAGAATGGCTCCAGTTTGACGTACACTCATCCTGGTGTCCAAGATGACATGCTACAAAAACTGAACGCTCTTAGAACGACTGGTGAGCTCTGTGACGTTGTGATTAAGGTTCAGGGTATAGAATTTAGAGCACATAAAATCGTTCTATCGTCTTCTTGCGCATATTTTGCGGAActgtttaaaaacataaaaaccgtTCGCATTGATCGATTAATATTAGAAGGTTTGACCGCGCATTCTGTGGCAGCAATGCTTGGTTATTTTTACCTGGCTAAACTTATAATAGATGCGGAAGATATTGAGGAGCTAATAGATGCTGCTTATTACTTTAAG TCTTCAGAAGTTATCCAACTATGTACGGACTACCTTCAGTTAAATTTGAACATACATAACTGTTATAACTACTACAAAGTATCAGCCAAACATGATATCAAAGGTTTGCGCGCGAAGACGTTTCGTTTTCTTTGTTGGAACTTCAACTCGATCGTAAAAGAACGACCCTTCTTAGAGATCGATGTGGAACACTTGATCCAAGTGATTTCCAGTTCGTCAGTAAAAGTGAAAAGTGAGGAAGAGGTTTACTCAGCTGTGTGGGAGTGGTATCGTTATAATATTGAGGACAG AAAATTTCATGTTCCCAAAGTATGCATTCACCTGCATTTTGAAATTATGAGCCTCGAGTTTCTCGAAGAACGTGTTAAGAAAGAAATGTACGTAGCAAGCGAGTTGTGCCGGAAAAAAGTGGATGACGCAATCaatatgataaaaaacaaagtagACATTGAAAATCTTAGTGCATACAGACAG GCCTCCGACAATGTATATATATTCGACGGCACATCTGCGAATTGCAAAATATTGGACTTGAAAACATCTACGACGGAGGATGCGCCTGAATTCCTTTTACCGGCTTTAATAAACAACGAATATCACGTGACTATAAAGGCTGGTAAAAACCTCTACACTTTATCCAAACAGTCAGTGTTATTGTTTGATAGTAGCAGGTTGCAATGGGATCAAGTATGTGAAG GTATTTCAATTGAAGATTCTGCAGTTTGTAGCTCAAAGAAATCAATTTTTGTCGTCGGTGGAAAAacaaatggaaaacaactttgggaACTGGATACCAATACCCTAAAATGGAATCGATTGCCCGACATGAAACATGATCGGAAATCTCCCG CTGCAGCAGTTATGGGAAACACGAAGCCAAGAATCTTCGTAGCAGGTGGTTACTCAGTCACCAAAACAACTGTGTTAAACACAATGGAATGTTACCATGTTACTGATAAACAATGGAAACCAATCAAGAACACAATGTGCATGCCTCGTTTTCAGGCCTCAATGATAGTGAAAAATGATAAAGTATATGTTGTAGGGGGGAAAAACATGGAGAAGAGTTGGGATTCTGCAGAATGCTATGACAGAGCAACAGAAAAGTGGAAGTTATGTGATGGCGAGCTAACAGAACGAAAATTAAGAAGCCCTTTAATAAATTTCGAAGGAAAGATATACTCCATAGGCGGTCAAGAATGTACCTCGATTGAGGTTCTGGAGGACGCTGGTAAATCAAGCAAATGGAAGTACATTGGTTCGCTCGATGATTCAAACAAAGAGATGCAATGTGTGGCGTACCAACCGATATGA